The nucleotide window CTGCAAGTTGGCCCAGCGTTCCTATGTACGCGTAAAAGAAAAGCCCAGGCATACGCCCAATCGACGCCCAAAGCATGTAGCTGCCAAAACGAATTCGCGTTAGCCCATAAACGTAATTCAGCAGGCTGGTAGGAAAGAGCGGATGCAATTGGCTCAGCTTGGCGACGAAGCGACTCAACGTAAAGGAAATCGCCGTCGAAATGATGTTGCCCGCCAATACGAGCAAAAATCCCCACCATAGGCCGAAGAAGAAACCGCTTCCCACAGCAAGGATGCCTCCCGGCAGCAGAAGGATATTGCTAGCTGCAAACAATAATGGATAGCAAATCCCGGCCCAAGCGCCCCACCTCATCATACGTTCCTGTAAGCCTGCGACAAAAGTGACAACTGGAAGGACGCGCGAAAGCGCTACCACGAGCGCAATTGCACAAACGACGGGTACAGCTTGCCAGAAAATCACGCGGCGGACGTTCAGCACTCTAAGAGTGTGCCCATACTACCCAGTCTGTGCAAATGTTCGCGTTTTCTTGTAAACAGCTCGAATCATGCACAAAACGCATGCAAGCGTTGGACGATTCGGCCAAAATGGATTGCTGCAGCTAAACGTTCGAAGCTTGCAGGTTGCGATTGCGGGGAATGCCGAGGCTGTCAAAAATCATCCGGGTAGCGCCCGACTGATTGAGCGTATAGAAATGGATACCGGCAACATCGTTAGTCAGAAGGTCATGGCATTGCTCCAATGCGTATTGAATGCCAACGTGCCTAACCATGTCGGGATCATTTTGGCAAGGCTGTAGAGCACGTAGCAGCTTCGCAGGAAAACGTGCGCCGCCAGCCAGTTCCGCCATGCGTTTCAACCCAGTGATAGAGGTAATCGGCATGATGCCGGCGATGATAGGTATATGAACGCCTGCGAGCCCACAGCGCTCCCGGAAATCGAAAAAGTCGCGATTATCAAAAAAGAGCTGTGTGACAATGTAATCGGCGCCAGCATCCACCTTAGCTTTGAAATGATCCATCTCAACCAACCTATTAGGCGTGGCAGGATGTCCTTCGGGAAAACCAGCAACGCCAATCCCGAAACCACGGCGGTCACGATGGACGCCGGATTCGTTGAACAGACGAACGAATTTTACCAGGTCGATTGCGTGTTGGAACGAGTCG belongs to Acidobacteriota bacterium and includes:
- a CDS encoding methylenetetrahydrofolate reductase [NAD(P)H] — protein: EEIDAILLRYAKSVIGNILALGGDRPAGMAYDKSRDSFQHAIDLVKFVRLFNESGVHRDRRGFGIGVAGFPEGHPATPNRLVEMDHFKAKVDAGADYIVTQLFFDNRDFFDFRERCGLAGVHIPIIAGIMPITSITGLKRMAELAGGARFPAKLLRALQPCQNDPDMVRHVGIQYALEQCHDLLTNDVAGIHFYTLNQSGATRMIFDSLGIPRNRNLQASNV